The Patescibacteria group bacterium DNA window GTCGGTGCACTCGTGGAGGCCATGACAGACCTCGCGTACCGTGAGGTTAAGGTGAACGGTGAATTCCTGGTGCCTGGTATCGGGAAGCTCGTGAAGGTCCACCGCAACGCGCGGATGGGTCGAAACCCAGCGACGGGTGCTGAGATACAGATTCCAGCCAAGACCGTGGTTAAGTTCCGAGTGGCGAAGGCCGCCAAGGACGCAGTTCTTTAGGGAGCGAATTTCCTTTTTGCGATTTCCATCGTTGCGACCTCTGGTGCTCGCCGCTGTACCGATATGTACAGCTTACTGCGCTCCTCGTTCGCGTCTTGGAACTCATCAAAAATCTAAATTCACCACGCAACAGCCGCCTTAACGGGCGGCTGTTGTAATTGAAGTAAAATCAAAAAAAAGCTAGCATAGAGCAGACGATGCAGTTGCTGATTTCATAATACATTTCATGAAGTATCTCGTTACAACACCAATCTATTACGTTAACGACAAGCCGCACATCGGTCATGCGTACGCGACGTTCGCCGCTGATGTACTGGCTCGCTATAAGCGTATGTTTGGGGTGCCGACCTATTTCTTAACTGGTACAGATGAGAATTCCCAAAAAAATGTGGAAGCTGCCGGTGCGAGCGGGACATCTGTTTTGAATTACGTCGATCAGATGTCGGCATTGTGGCAGCTCACCTGGGATGAACTTGGTATATCGAACGATGACTTTATACGGACAACTGAATCGCGTCATCGCGTGGGTGTCGAAAAGTTTTGGCGTACGGTGTCCGCCAAGCCCGACCTCATTTATAAAGGTACGTATGAAGGACTATACTGCGTTGGTTGCGAAGCTTTTTATCGGGAGAGTGATTTAGTTGACGGAAAGTGTCCGACGCATGACCGAGTCGCAGAATTAGTAAAAGAAGAGAATTATTTTTTTCGGGCCAGCCGCTTTCGAGAGGCGCTGCTGGAACACATTGAAAAGCATCCAGAATTTATTTGTCCAGAAGCACGGCGGAATGAGGTTGTTAGCTATATTACGAATCACTTAGAGGATTTTAGTATCTCGCGCCCCAATAAGCAGTGGGGAATTCCGGTTCCAGGGGACGATTCTCAAACAATTTACGTTTGGTTTGATGCGCTGCTTAATTACATGACAGCGGTTGGGTACGGCACCGACGAGCAGCGTTTCAAAGAGTGGTGGCCAGCTGAACTTCATATTGTCGGTAAAGACATTATTAAATTTCATTGTGCGCTTTGGCCTGCCATGCTACTCGCCGCTGATTTGCCACTGCCGCGCCAGGTCTTTGCTCATGGCTTTTTTACTATCGATGGGCGGAAGGTTTCGAAATCAACGGGAAACGCAATTGATCCAAA harbors:
- a CDS encoding HU family DNA-binding protein, whose translation is MAKMTKSQVLQALAEKTGVSKKDVGALVEAMTDLAYREVKVNGEFLVPGIGKLVKVHRNARMGRNPATGAEIQIPAKTVVKFRVAKAAKDAVL
- the metG gene encoding methionine--tRNA ligase, whose translation is MKYLVTTPIYYVNDKPHIGHAYATFAADVLARYKRMFGVPTYFLTGTDENSQKNVEAAGASGTSVLNYVDQMSALWQLTWDELGISNDDFIRTTESRHRVGVEKFWRTVSAKPDLIYKGTYEGLYCVGCEAFYRESDLVDGKCPTHDRVAELVKEENYFFRASRFREALLEHIEKHPEFICPEARRNEVVSYITNHLEDFSISRPNKQWGIPVPGDDSQTIYVWFDALLNYMTAVGYGTDEQRFKEWWPAELHIVGKDIIKFHCALWPAMLLAADLPLPRQVFAHGFFTIDGRKVSKSTGNAIDPKDLVETYGVDAVRYFLLREIPFGGDGDFSIARLAARYDSDLASGLGNLVQRVTTLAAQAATLPVGTSVAAAVTKQISLYHEAMSTIALSRALEITWETMRLCDQYLEEKAPWKLRTDPAKAEAFSEIMGEMVEAVRLISWMVLPFMPSTARAMLTMIGHESDMNRSAGEAMQWGAHTGHVQVRKPQTSLFPRFTA